In the genome of Porphyrobacter sp. ULC335, one region contains:
- a CDS encoding Hsp33 family molecular chaperone HslO, with protein MAETTDITETFSDALMGFTLPGRNARGRILRLDSVLEEVLAAHDYPAPITHLLGEVLVLGALMGGLLKGENAQLTMQAQTNGGVVNLLVCDYRGGAVRGYADFDAERLANLGANPGLAALFGDGYLAITFETEQRQRYQGIVPLEGDSLAEACEAYFSQSEQIPTLIRVASRAGASGRMAAGLLIQHLPDGEEGRERLNVRLDHPDWEHVAVLAATISHEELLDTRLSLEGIAWRLFHEEEEVRVHAGASLSRGCRCSAAHYETIIARFPPDEQEAMRGADGVIAVDCAFCSRTFALAI; from the coding sequence ATGGCTGAAACGACCGACATCACCGAGACCTTTTCCGATGCCCTGATGGGCTTCACCCTGCCGGGGCGCAATGCGCGCGGGCGCATTCTGCGGCTCGACAGCGTGCTTGAAGAGGTGCTCGCCGCGCATGATTATCCCGCTCCGATCACCCATTTGCTGGGCGAGGTGCTGGTGCTTGGCGCGCTGATGGGCGGATTGCTCAAGGGTGAAAACGCACAGCTGACCATGCAGGCGCAGACCAATGGCGGGGTCGTCAATCTGCTGGTGTGCGATTATCGTGGCGGCGCGGTGCGTGGCTATGCCGATTTCGATGCCGAGCGGCTTGCCAACCTGGGCGCCAATCCCGGTCTCGCGGCGCTATTCGGCGACGGCTATCTCGCGATCACTTTCGAAACCGAACAGCGCCAACGCTATCAGGGGATCGTGCCGCTGGAAGGGGACAGCCTTGCCGAAGCGTGCGAGGCCTATTTCAGCCAGTCGGAACAGATCCCGACGCTGATCCGGGTTGCCAGCCGCGCGGGTGCAAGCGGACGGATGGCGGCGGGCCTGCTGATCCAGCATCTGCCCGATGGCGAGGAAGGTCGGGAGCGCCTGAATGTCCGCCTTGACCATCCCGACTGGGAGCACGTCGCGGTGCTCGCGGCAACGATCAGCCATGAGGAATTGCTCGATACCCGGCTGTCCTTGGAGGGGATTGCGTGGCGCCTGTTCCACGAGGAAGAGGAAGTGCGCGTGCATGCAGGGGCTTCGCTATCGCGCGGGTGCCGGTGCAGTGCTGCGCACTACGAAACGATCATCGCTCGCTTCCCGCCGGACGAGCAGG
- a CDS encoding cold-shock protein, with product MGYDRGRRRGRDKRDGFGEDGFDPFGGGNDGFSPPRDFGGGGDRFGGGGDRFGGGGGGGDRFGGGAPRGGGGGGPRGPGGPGGGGGAGGGGFSRMPAQIVGTGKGTVKFFNTQKGFGFIQQDGGGEDVFVHISAVERAGLEGLAEGQELQYNLVDRGGKVSAQDLQVVGDVIAVAAKPAAPSRELTGERAKGTVKFFNAMKGFGFLVRDDGQPDAFVHISAVERSGLSALNEGERYEFDLEVDRRGKHSAVNLAPIEG from the coding sequence ATGGGTTACGATAGGGGACGCCGGCGCGGCCGCGACAAGCGCGACGGTTTCGGCGAAGATGGCTTCGATCCGTTTGGCGGCGGGAATGACGGTTTCTCGCCTCCGCGCGATTTTGGTGGCGGCGGCGACCGCTTCGGCGGCGGCGGTGATCGCTTCGGCGGAGGCGGTGGCGGTGGCGACCGCTTCGGCGGCGGTGCTCCGCGCGGCGGCGGCGGTGGCGGCCCGCGTGGTCCCGGTGGCCCGGGCGGCGGCGGCGGCGCAGGCGGTGGCGGTTTCAGCCGTATGCCCGCGCAGATCGTCGGTACCGGCAAGGGCACGGTGAAGTTCTTCAACACCCAGAAGGGCTTTGGCTTCATCCAGCAGGATGGCGGCGGCGAAGATGTCTTCGTCCACATCAGTGCGGTGGAGCGTGCGGGTCTTGAAGGCCTCGCCGAAGGTCAGGAGCTCCAGTACAACCTCGTGGATCGCGGCGGCAAAGTGTCGGCGCAGGATCTTCAGGTCGTCGGCGATGTGATTGCAGTGGCAGCCAAGCCTGCCGCTCCCAGTCGCGAACTGACCGGTGAGCGCGCCAAGGGCACGGTCAAGTTCTTCAACGCGATGAAGGGCTTCGGCTTCCTCGTCCGCGATGATGGGCAGCCGGATGCCTTTGTGCACATCAGCGCGGTCGAGCGTTCGGGGCTTTCCGCCCTTAACGAAGGCGAGCGCTATGAATTCGATCTCGAAGTCGATCGACGCGGAAAGCATTCCGCCGTCAATCTGGCACCGATCGAAGGCTGA
- the argF gene encoding ornithine carbamoyltransferase: MTAATGGSQATWRHFLDLGDAGGDDVAAMINDAIDRKAARAGKPKGAPDADAPLAGRVLALVFEKNSTRTRVSFDIAMRQLGGTVLLLDSASSQLGRGESIADTARVLSRMVDAIMLRTDDHAKIEEMARHATVPVINGLTDKTHPCQIVADLLTAIEHGKALPGLEVAWFGDGNNVLHSILEAAGLFKFNVRVATPAGYEPEAAFVELARAGGATVTLTQDAQAAARGADVIVTDTWVSMGQAHAEEKLAAMAPYQVNAALMSLAKPDAIFLHCLPAHVGEEVSEDVFEGPQSVVFDEAENRIHAQKSVLLWSFGLLGN, encoded by the coding sequence ATGACCGCGGCAACGGGGGGAAGCCAGGCAACCTGGCGCCACTTCCTCGATCTCGGCGATGCCGGGGGCGATGATGTTGCAGCGATGATCAACGACGCGATCGACCGCAAGGCGGCGCGCGCAGGCAAGCCCAAAGGCGCGCCCGATGCCGATGCGCCGCTCGCCGGCCGCGTGCTGGCGCTGGTGTTCGAGAAGAACTCGACCCGCACCCGCGTGAGCTTCGACATCGCGATGCGCCAGCTCGGCGGCACGGTTCTGTTGCTCGATTCGGCTTCAAGCCAGCTCGGGCGGGGGGAGAGTATTGCCGATACCGCGCGCGTGCTCAGCCGGATGGTCGATGCCATCATGCTGCGCACCGACGATCATGCCAAGATCGAGGAAATGGCGCGCCATGCCACCGTGCCGGTCATCAACGGTCTGACCGACAAGACGCACCCGTGCCAGATCGTCGCCGACCTGCTCACGGCAATCGAGCACGGCAAGGCGTTGCCCGGGCTCGAAGTCGCGTGGTTTGGGGACGGGAACAACGTCCTGCACTCCATCCTGGAGGCGGCGGGGCTGTTCAAGTTCAACGTCCGCGTGGCAACGCCCGCAGGATACGAACCCGAGGCTGCCTTCGTGGAACTGGCCCGTGCGGGTGGCGCGACCGTTACGCTGACGCAGGATGCCCAAGCGGCAGCGCGCGGCGCGGATGTGATCGTGACCGATACCTGGGTGTCGATGGGTCAGGCCCATGCCGAGGAAAAGCTTGCGGCAATGGCGCCCTATCAGGTCAATGCCGCGTTGATGTCGCTCGCCAAGCCTGACGCCATCTTCCTCCACTGCCTCCCCGCGCATGTCGGCGAGGAGGTAAGTGAAGATGTGTTCGAAGGCCCGCAGTCCGTGGTCTTCGACGAGGCCGAAAACCGCATCCATGCGCAAAAATCGGTGCTGTTGTGGAGCTTTGGCCTGCTTGGCAACTGA
- a CDS encoding aspartate aminotransferase family protein, with product MSITPLMPVYPRSGVRPVRGEHCHLIDEDGTRYLDFASGIAVNLLGHSHEGLIGAIQQQAATLMHVSNLYGSPQGERLAQMLVDTTFGDTVFFTNSGAEACECAIKTARAYHQNAGDDGDASRFEIITFHNAFHGRTMATISASNQTKMHHGFAPLLEGFKYAPFDDLEAVKALIGPKTAGILVEPIQGEGGIRPASQEFMTGLRALCDEHGLMLILDEVQCGVARTGKLYAYEHYGIEPDIMATAKGIGGGFPLGACIATEKAARGMTFGTHGSTYGGNPLAMAAGTAVMEAVANDEFLASVAEKGERLRSRLEQFIGNYPELFELVRGKGLMLGLKMKMESRPFYVHLRDHHQLLTVAAGDNTIRVIPPLVIGDAEIEEFFDKLSAGAASFKVPEAA from the coding sequence ATGTCGATCACCCCGCTCATGCCCGTCTATCCGCGTAGCGGTGTCCGGCCGGTGCGCGGCGAGCACTGCCATCTGATCGACGAGGACGGCACCCGCTATCTCGATTTCGCGAGCGGCATTGCGGTCAATCTGCTCGGCCATTCGCATGAAGGGCTGATCGGCGCGATCCAGCAGCAGGCAGCGACCTTGATGCACGTGTCGAACCTCTACGGCAGCCCGCAGGGCGAGCGGTTGGCGCAGATGCTGGTCGATACGACCTTTGGCGATACGGTGTTCTTCACCAATTCCGGTGCGGAAGCCTGCGAATGCGCGATCAAGACCGCGCGCGCCTATCACCAGAATGCCGGTGACGATGGTGATGCCAGCCGGTTCGAGATCATCACCTTCCACAACGCCTTCCACGGCCGCACCATGGCGACCATCAGCGCGTCCAACCAGACCAAGATGCATCACGGCTTCGCGCCGCTGCTCGAAGGCTTCAAGTATGCGCCCTTCGATGATCTGGAAGCGGTCAAGGCGCTGATCGGGCCCAAGACCGCGGGCATTCTGGTCGAGCCGATCCAGGGCGAGGGCGGCATTCGTCCCGCATCGCAGGAGTTCATGACCGGTCTGCGCGCGCTGTGTGACGAGCACGGGTTGATGCTGATCCTCGACGAGGTGCAGTGCGGTGTCGCGCGCACCGGCAAGCTTTACGCCTACGAGCATTACGGGATCGAGCCGGACATCATGGCAACCGCCAAGGGCATTGGCGGCGGCTTCCCGCTCGGCGCCTGCATTGCCACTGAAAAGGCGGCGCGCGGGATGACCTTCGGCACGCATGGCTCCACCTATGGCGGCAACCCGCTGGCCATGGCTGCGGGCACGGCAGTGATGGAAGCTGTCGCCAATGACGAATTTCTCGCATCGGTCGCCGAAAAGGGTGAGCGCCTGCGCTCGCGGCTCGAACAATTCATCGGCAATTATCCCGAACTGTTCGAACTGGTGCGCGGCAAGGGCCTGATGCTCGGCCTCAAGATGAAGATGGAGAGCCGCCCCTTCTACGTCCACCTGCGCGATCATCACCAGTTGCTGACGGTCGCGGCGGGTGACAACACCATCCGCGTCATTCCGCCGCTGGTGATCGGTGACGCCGAGATCGAAGAGTTCTTCGACAAGCTTTCGGCGGGTGCGGCGAGCTTCAAGGTGCCCGAGGCGGCATGA